Within the bacterium genome, the region TCTGTACCTTGGCAGGTGCGCGATTGATCTCATCGGCCAGGATAACCTGGTGGAAGATCGGTCCGCGATGCAGACGGAAGCTCGAATCAGAAGGCTCGTATACCTGCGTACCCAGTAGATCTGCGGGGAGCAGGTCGGGTGTGAACTGCACGCGCCGAAAACTCAGATCGAGCACCTTCGAAAAGCCGCGTACCGCGGTCGTCTTGGCCAGGCCGGGCACGCCTTCTACCAGAACGTGCCCGTGACAGAGCAAGGCGATCAACAGGCCGTCGACGAGTTCTTGCTGGCCCACCAGAACCCGCGACATCTGCTTGCGGACTCGCTGGACGACGTCGCTCATCTGCGCAGTCTAACCCTTTCCAGCAGATTCGTGGTTCGCACGCCCGGAATCTGTCGCAGGTGAACGAAGCGACCACCGACGCTCTCGGCCGCATCCTGTTCGGGAATGCGCTCGTCGCGGTAGTCGCCACCCTTGCAAGCGATGTCCGGCTGCAAAGCGCGGATCAAGGGTGCGGCGGATTTCTCGCCGAATAACACCACCCAGTCGACGCATTCCAGGCCTGCGATCAATTCCGCGCGCTGCTTTTCCGACACGACGGGCCGGCCCGATCCCTTGAGTTCACGGACTCGCTTGTCGCGGTTCAGTCCGACGACCAGTGCGTCACCCAACGCGCGCGCCTGCTCGAAACTGCGCAGATGCCCGACGTGGAGCAGGTCATAGCAACCGCTCGTGAATACGATCTTCTCACCCTTGCGTTGCCGAGCCGCGATGCGCTTGCGCAGATCGCGTCGCGCGATGATCTTGTCACGGGCTCGGGGCTTCGTCTTTTTTGCCATCTTCCTTTTTCGCCGATCGGCCAATGGGAATCAGATTTCGCAGACGCCGCAGACCGCCGCTGATTACGCCGGTCGCGGTATTCAACGCACTCGGTGCGAGAATTCTCGCACGCGGGTTTGTTCTGGGTCCGTCGAGTCTGAAATACGTCGCCAGAAGATTGCGATTCTTGCCCAGAACCACATCGCGCACGATCGGCACCGAACCCAGGAGCTTGTCGACCGTCTGGAGGAAGAGCAGGGCGACGACCATGTCGATCGTGTTTTCTTCGGGCTTCAGATCGATCACACCGTCGGCAAGTATGCGCAGTTCCGGTCCGTCGAGTTTGAGTTCCCTGATCTCTACCATGCTCTCTGCCAGCTTCAGTTCCGCGTTGATTATCTCGAACGGTAGCGGTCGGCCCAGAAGACCGCGGACGCCCTGCAACGACGGCAAGCGGGCCACCGAGAGCAAGGCCGGAAGTCCACTGACCTCTCCGTCTTCCAGACGGACCAGGAGCTTCAGATTGCCACGCTCCATGAAAGGCTCGCCCCGGGCAAGCACACCGGCGAGCCGACCGTTGAACGAAGCCGTACCGCTCAGCGCGTCCTTGGGAATCCCGATCTTGGTGGAAATCAATTCTGCCTTCGCATCGAGGACCTGAAGTCCGAACACGTATTCGGCAGCGTCCTTGTCGGCCAAAGAGATGGATCCAGCGCCGGCCACCGTACCGCCGTCGAGCGTGCCACTAATCCGACTGAACTCCGCGTGATCTCCGCGCGCCGCAAGGTGGAAGACGGCGTCGTCGAGCTGCCACTCACCCAGGAAGAGTCTCGGAACCCTGACGTCACCGTCGAGCCATGTCTTACCGGGTTCGCGATACGGCTCCTCGGGTGGGCCGTCTCCGTAGCGAATACGCACATTGGCGATCCGGTTCGCCGTTTCGTAGGCGACATCGAAGCTCGCCGGTGCTCCGCCGATTACGCCCTTGGCTCCGTTGATTCGCACTTGACCCGGTGGCAGGTCCAGGCTGCCGGAAGCGTCGCGTATACCCAGGATGAACGCTGGATAGTCCACTCTCAGATTTTCAAACTGGAAACTCACCGTTTCGCGAGATGGCTCTTCCGAACCACCGAGTGCTCCGAGGGCCGGCCACAGACCGGGTGTAGGCACACCGGCTCCACGCGGCGTGCCGTGTTCTTGTTTGGGCAGGTCAACCAGGCGGTGCATCCCGTCGAGGTGCAGATTGATTTCCGGAATGGTCGAGCCGGTCCGCTCCAGGTGCACCTTCTTTGCTTCCAGGATGTTGCCGCGCAGCGAAGCTTCGCCGGAGATAATCCTGATCGGATTGCCGTCTTTCTGAGCGAACACGCCGTCGCGAACGCGCAAAGAGATCTGCATCTCCTTGGCGCTCAGCTTGCGTTTGAAAGCGATGGCCTTCCCGATGCCGCGTCGCCGCAAATCGAAGCGGAAGCGTATGTCTTCGATGTGACCGTCCTGGATCCGCTCTACGATCCGACCCCAGCTGGCGAACCGCAGACCCATGAGACGCAACGGGTTGATGCGCGGCGATGCCGGCTGGAAATCAGCCAGTTGGATTTCGCCGCGCACACGACCGCCGGTGTTCAGGTCGAATTCGAGTTCGCCCGAAACCACGAAGTCGTCAATCTGCAGGCGGCCAATCGACGTCGACAGATAGTTTTCGCGCCACTGAGTCTGTGCTTCTAGTATTGCGCTCTGTGGTTCCAGGGGAGAAGAGAGGCCCGGCACAACCAGTTTCAGGCCCTTCGTGTCGAGGTTCAGTTTCAGGCGCGCCTCTCGAGCCTGATACCCGAGTTCAAATTCCGCTTCGCAGCGTCGATTCGCCGAGATGACCGAATCCGAAAGCACCGTCAGATCGAGGTCGCGTACTCGACCGGTTGCGTTGAGATCGTCCAGCCAACCATCGAAGTCGAACTCGAGGCGGCCCACCGCTTGTCCGCCGCGCAGCAGATCGGCCGACAGCGCGCCTTCTGAAGTCATTCCCAATCCACCGCGCTGATTTTCCAGGCGCAGATCGCGAAGCTGCAGCCACTTCCCGTCTTCGAGCTGCCAGTCCACGCTTCCGTTGGTTACGACCACATTCGCTTCCGGAATTCTCGGTAGCGAGGTGCTTCTTTCCTCCGAGCTGCGGGCCATGCGCAGCACGGGCTCGTCGATCGTCCAGGAACTGGGGAAGATCTGCCCTGCGAGAATGCGAGGCCAGGTCTGCCGGCCCCGGACCTTGCGCACGCGGAACACCTCCGGTGCATTCGGCTCGTCCGACTCGAGCACCCGGAGGGCGCTGAGTTCGAATTCCAGCTCGCCGCCCACGTTGATCTCGAATTCGGCGAGTTCCACAGGCTTGCCGAGAACCCGAGAAAGCACCCCGGCGAAATAGGTTTCGACCGGAGTGGACAGGACCATCCAGGTAACCCCTGCGACAAGCAGGATCAGTAGCGCCGAGACCCATACGCGACGCTTCCGCAAGATGCCTGGCCGAGCGTCTGTCATCCGTCCTCTTCTGACGCCCTCGGGCAGCGAATCCTTGCGTCGATTCCGGCCTCTCGTGCCGGAACCTCGTGCGCATCTGTCGGGCAAGACCTTTGCAAATCGTGCGCTCCTCCGCTGTCGAACAAGCGCGCCAACGTCGCGCCCCCTGTTGCTAAACCGGGGCCGAGTCTAAAGAAAACGTCGGCCGGTCCCGAACTACGTGGTGATTACGCAACTAGGAAGCGCCTCGAGGGGGGTCGCCTCAAGCTTGGAAGGAGCTCCACGGAATGGAGCACACGGACGTCACGCAATACCACGTCGAAGACTCGAAGCCCCGGAAGAAAAACCGGGTCCGCGAGCTTCGTGAGAACCGTCTCATGACCCAGGCGCAGCTCGCCAAGAAGGCGAAGGTCGCGCTGCGGACGATTCATTCCGTCGAAAAGGGAATGAACTGCCGCATGGACACGAAGCGCAAGATCCTCCTGGCGCTCAGTCTCCGATTCGAGGACAAGGACCAGGTCTTCCTCGACTAGGCCGATTCCGCCGTTCGGACGGAATTCGCATCAATCAAGACGCGGTGCGCCCATCCGGGCGGACCGCGTCTTTGCGTTGACAGGCCCTCGAGCCGCAGATAGCGTCGCTGAGAGCATGCAAACCCCGGCCGAAGCGAGAAAATTCGCCCACGAACGTTTCTCCGAGTATCTGCTGCGCAACGGGCTCAAGCAGACTCGGCAGCGAGAGACGATTCTCGACGCCTTTCTCGAATCGGAGGGCCACATCACGAGCGAAGAGCTTCACGAGCGGGTGCGCGAGCCTCATCCCGAAATCGGCGCCGCAACGGTCTATCGCACACTCAAGCTTTTCTGCGACGCCCGGCTTGCTCACGCGCATCACTTCCGGCACGGCGTCACGCTCTACGAACTCGAGGGGTACCACCACGATCATCTGATCTGCCTGGGCTGCGCCGAGATCGTGGAGTTCGAATGCGAGCTGATCGAGGTCGAGCAAGCGAAGATCGCCCAGGCCCACGACTACAAGCTGACGCAGCACCGCCACACTCTGTACGGCTACTGCCCGAAGTGCCGGGAGTCCCTGTAAAGAGGGGCCCCGCATTTGTGGATTCTCAGGGCTTCCGAGGCGCCCTCCCGCCCGGGATCTTCCTACCCTTGTGGCGGGGACTCTCATGGGGCGAAAATCTCCACATGAGGGACCCTGGCCTCGCCGGTACCCAAAAAAGTTTCGGAACGAGGCTTCCTCCGAGCCCCGGATTCCGAAAATTTTCCTTTATTTTCAGGTACTTGCATGTTTCTTGCCGGCACCGTCTTCAGCGCTTCAAAGCGTTGATTTTCTTGCCCGAATCCCATGCGTCTGTGGTAGGCTGACTCCATCTTGTGCGCATGGCTGAAGTGTCTTTTGGGAAGGGGAACAACGTGGCAAACCAGAGGGAGAGTCGACAGCGCTTGACGCGTCGACTGGTGGGCCGTTTCGGGGGTGGCGTTCTCGCCGCTCTGATGGTGATGGGCGCCGTTTCTGCGGAAGCGGCCCAATACACGCTCGAAAACTCCGTGCCGTTCAATACCGGAGGAACGAGTCCGGTCGTCGGCAACATCTTGCCGATTCTCGATCCGACCGGTGCGCGAATCTGTCTGGCGGGCTGTCCAGGTGATTTCTTTGACCCGCTGTTCTTCCAGAGCCGGGATTTCTTCATCTTCCAGATCGAGGTTGACTCCGGCCAGTTGCAGTCGATCAGCGTGGCTCAGCTGGAGCTGCCGGCCTTCGCTGCCAACACGATGGGCTATATCCCCGGGGGCGGTCTCGTGGATCCGACGGGCGAGGGGCCCGCATTCCTAAACGCTAGCCTGCCGGAGTTCCAGTTCTTCGGAACGGCACTGAATTCCGGAACGACCAGTGCTCGGCTGTTCGTCACTTATGACCTCGGAGCCATGCCGCCCGCTGGCTTGCCTTTTGGAACACTCCAGGATCCGAATACCGTGCAGTTCAGGATCTTCGACGGCGATCTGCTGTTCAATGTGCACGGGACGGTGGCGGTACCCGAGCCGAGTGCGCTGGCGCTGCTCGGACTCAGCCTGCTCGGATTGGTCGCGGCGCTGCGCCGTCCGTAGGTTCCACTTTCGCGAATTCACGATGCCCGGTCGTTTATGACGATCGGGCATCGCTGCGTTCAGGGGCGCGTTCGAGCTAACGCGATCGCCTGTCTTACGGCAGCGACCAGGGGGCCCGGTCCAAGCGGTCTAACGGTTTCCAGTCGCGACAGGTAAGCCTCTGCTCCAGGGAGGTTTCCAGCTTCTGCGGCCAGTCTTCCCGCATTGGCCAGAGCCTGGGGGAAGACCGGATCGCTTTCGAGAGCGCGCTCGATCGC harbors:
- a CDS encoding adenylyltransferase/cytidyltransferase family protein; translated protein: MAKKTKPRARDKIIARRDLRKRIAARQRKGEKIVFTSGCYDLLHVGHLRSFEQARALGDALVVGLNRDKRVRELKGSGRPVVSEKQRAELIAGLECVDWVVLFGEKSAAPLIRALQPDIACKGGDYRDERIPEQDAAESVGGRFVHLRQIPGVRTTNLLERVRLRR
- a CDS encoding AsmA-like C-terminal region-containing protein encodes the protein MTDARPGILRKRRVWVSALLILLVAGVTWMVLSTPVETYFAGVLSRVLGKPVELAEFEINVGGELEFELSALRVLESDEPNAPEVFRVRKVRGRQTWPRILAGQIFPSSWTIDEPVLRMARSSEERSTSLPRIPEANVVVTNGSVDWQLEDGKWLQLRDLRLENQRGGLGMTSEGALSADLLRGGQAVGRLEFDFDGWLDDLNATGRVRDLDLTVLSDSVISANRRCEAEFELGYQAREARLKLNLDTKGLKLVVPGLSSPLEPQSAILEAQTQWRENYLSTSIGRLQIDDFVVSGELEFDLNTGGRVRGEIQLADFQPASPRINPLRLMGLRFASWGRIVERIQDGHIEDIRFRFDLRRRGIGKAIAFKRKLSAKEMQISLRVRDGVFAQKDGNPIRIISGEASLRGNILEAKKVHLERTGSTIPEINLHLDGMHRLVDLPKQEHGTPRGAGVPTPGLWPALGALGGSEEPSRETVSFQFENLRVDYPAFILGIRDASGSLDLPPGQVRINGAKGVIGGAPASFDVAYETANRIANVRIRYGDGPPEEPYREPGKTWLDGDVRVPRLFLGEWQLDDAVFHLAARGDHAEFSRISGTLDGGTVAGAGSISLADKDAAEYVFGLQVLDAKAELISTKIGIPKDALSGTASFNGRLAGVLARGEPFMERGNLKLLVRLEDGEVSGLPALLSVARLPSLQGVRGLLGRPLPFEIINAELKLAESMVEIRELKLDGPELRILADGVIDLKPEENTIDMVVALLFLQTVDKLLGSVPIVRDVVLGKNRNLLATYFRLDGPRTNPRARILAPSALNTATGVISGGLRRLRNLIPIGRSAKKEDGKKDEAPSP
- a CDS encoding helix-turn-helix domain-containing protein, encoding MEHTDVTQYHVEDSKPRKKNRVRELRENRLMTQAQLAKKAKVALRTIHSVEKGMNCRMDTKRKILLALSLRFEDKDQVFLD
- a CDS encoding transcriptional repressor, yielding MQTPAEARKFAHERFSEYLLRNGLKQTRQRETILDAFLESEGHITSEELHERVREPHPEIGAATVYRTLKLFCDARLAHAHHFRHGVTLYELEGYHHDHLICLGCAEIVEFECELIEVEQAKIAQAHDYKLTQHRHTLYGYCPKCRESL
- a CDS encoding PEP-CTERM sorting domain-containing protein, with product MTRRLVGRFGGGVLAALMVMGAVSAEAAQYTLENSVPFNTGGTSPVVGNILPILDPTGARICLAGCPGDFFDPLFFQSRDFFIFQIEVDSGQLQSISVAQLELPAFAANTMGYIPGGGLVDPTGEGPAFLNASLPEFQFFGTALNSGTTSARLFVTYDLGAMPPAGLPFGTLQDPNTVQFRIFDGDLLFNVHGTVAVPEPSALALLGLSLLGLVAALRRP